The sequence AAGCAGATCAGGCCATTTCTTTTATATCAACAACTTACGAGTTCATTTTTTTTGTACATCATAAGAAACAAATAATTTTAATCTATGAGATCTTGCCATCGAATCAGAAGATATCAATGTTCTATAATTAATATAAAAAGAGTCGCTTCATCTCTGTCACAAAGCTATTTTGCAGAAATATTGCCTAATTTGTGTTAAATAAAATCCACTTCCAATCTAGGGCACATAACCCTTTTCGGGATATTATATACGATGAGAACAAAAATTATACTTGCAACTCTTCTTTCTCTTTCCTTCTATCTAGGAAAAGCACAAGAGTACGTTCCATTTCCAGACTCAAATGCCGTTTGGTCTGTTAATACAGATAAATTCTACGTTTCGGGTGATACAACTATTGGAGGGGTTGATTATAAAAAGTATTATAGATCTCTCGAAGATTCCACATTTGATATAGAAAACGCAAGTTATTACGCGGCACTCCGTGAAGATGAAAATAAAAAAATATGGGCTATTCGACACGATTCTATTCAGCCACTACTCCTTTACGATTTCCAAGTAAATGCTTTAGACACACTTACAGTATTTCCATTCGAAAGCGTTTCTAACTCGGTTATATATAACAAAGAGATTGTAATATTGGAAGTGGATTCAATCTTGATCGGCACAATATATAGAAAGCGATTTAAAGTATCCCTGTTAGGAGAGCACGAAGAGAATGGTAGTAGTTTCGAATATTGGATTGAAGGTATTGGAAGTACAATTGGATTGTTTAGCGGGGGCACATTCAATCGCTTTGTGGTTGGTTTGAGTTACTATCAATTATTATGCTA comes from Flavobacteriales bacterium and encodes:
- a CDS encoding T9SS type A sorting domain-containing protein, translating into MRTKIILATLLSLSFYLGKAQEYVPFPDSNAVWSVNTDKFYVSGDTTIGGVDYKKYYRSLEDSTFDIENASYYAALREDENKKIWAIRHDSIQPLLLYDFQVNALDTLTVFPFESVSNSVIYNKEIVILEVDSILIGTIYRKRFKVSLLGEHEENGSSFEYWIEGIGSTIGLFSGGTFNRFVVGLSYYQLLCYHENDDQIYTTIYSPGSPCYEPYYVSINDLDTEIRFAKVYPNPCFGQLSIEYGEQKEVNVEVFNINGQKIYQNTYNTPGIQKLEINEAPGIYYLRMGFPSHNEILRVVKK